Sequence from the bacterium genome:
TACCTTGGAAGAAGCCAGAAAAAACATCAAGAAATTGAGGATTATAGACCTGAGTGTTTTTGCAAATAATACGATCGCCCAAAGAATGTATCACAAGAGGTTTGGTTTTAAAAAATACGGTTGTTTACCTAAAGGAATTAGACATAGAAGTAAATTTGTTGACGATATTTTGATGTATAAAGAGGTTTAGGTTTTTCGAAGTAATTTCAACCGTTTAACCTCCGAGATTAAACATTAATTATATAAAACTATGGGTTACCACGTTGAAATAAATACGATGCTGCGATTAGGAAAATCCGACGTAAAGCCGGACGATCTTCAAATCGGCAAACAATATACTATTTCCAGATCAAATATTCGGATTTACCCGACCGATATGGCAATTTTGCTTTTGTCAGAGGATTGGACGGTTCTGGGTTATTGCGCGATTCGTAAAACTTTGGTTTCTGGCA
This genomic interval carries:
- a CDS encoding DUF2584 family protein — its product is MGYHVEINTMLRLGKSDVKPDDLQIGKQYTISRSNIRIYPTDMAILLLSEDWTVLGYCAIRKTLVSGKDMEITFEILSLFAPDEQKIYTTRLKEALTTTHEI